A segment of the Mycobacterium intracellulare ATCC 13950 genome:
CTCCCGCTCAGCGAATCATGTTGTACGCCAAGGACCGGGGCTGCACGAAACCGGGCTGTGACGCGCCGGCGTATCACAGCCAGGTCCACCACGTGAGCGGCTGGACCACCACGCATCGCACCGACATCGACGACCTCACCCTGGCCTGCGGACCGGATAACCGGCTAGCCGAAAAGGGTTGGACCACCCGCAAAAACGCCCGCGGCGACACCGAATGGCTCCCACCGGCCCACCTCGACCACGGACAACCCCGCACCAACGCCTTCCATCACCCCGAACGATTCCTGAATTACGACGAAGATGACGACCCGGTTTGACGCTAAGGCAGCACGTCATCGAGTAGGTCCCCCACGCGATGACGTTCCCACGCGCTCAGCAGGTTCGAGAGCATCTGCAGCGGCGCGCGCACGCTTTCGTCGTCCCGGATGCGCGGATCCTTCCGGGTGCCGGGCACGGTGTCGAATCGCTTGCGGATCAAGGCCGGCACGTCCAGCAGCCAGGCGACCCCCATGGCGGCCGCGTAGAGCAGCATGTGCCGACGCAACTGGCCAGCCTCGAGCTGCGGACCGCCGCAGCGCTCGTATTCCGTGACGAACAGTTGCAGCAGATCGTCGAGATGGGTGTCCCACATGTCGGTCTCGGCGCCGGACATCGCTCCCCACAGCGCCATGCCGAGGTTCATCTGGCCGACGCATCCCCAGTCCATCAGGCCGCAGTGCAACGTGCCGCCGGTGTCGCGCCAGAACCACGCGTTGTCGATGTTGGCGTTCCAGTGGCACAGCGCGACATAGTCGGAGTCGTCGGCCAATTGGTGTGCGATCACCTGCTCGTGGAGCGCCACGCGCGGCGCGTCGTCGCGCAGGCGGGCCAGGAATTCGGGTGAGCAGGCATTGGTCGGCAGCAGCCCAGGATGCGTCTGCGCGAATTCGGCGAGCTGGCTCACCCGCCGGTCCAGCTTCTCCGCGGACAGCGGCGCGCGTTCGCCCACCGTCGCGGCCCGCACGTCCAACGGAAAGTGAGCGGTCAATTCCGCGGGCAGCCGACCCGAGCGATGCGTGCCGGCGAGGCGCGCAAGCGCGGTCAGCAGCGCTCGGTAGTGCCCTAGGGGCTCGGGCATCTCGTAGTCGAGGCACTTGTGGTATTGGCGCTCGATTCCGTTGCCGTCGAATTTGATTCGCTCGGTGACCAGCAGGCCGGTGCCGGTGGGGCGGTGGTAGTCGGCGAACTGCGGGCAGGGTACGGCGATCGGGAATTCCGGGGCGCGGGACAGCGAGGCGAAGCGCACCTCGGGCTCCATCTGTGTCTTTCCGCGGTCGCGCACCGGATTGTCGAGATCGCGGGAGAACTTCACGAACAGCTCGGTGTGCAGATCGGGTGCGGCACGGTCGTATTCGACCGACAGCACCACCTTGCGTCCGGTGCTGCCACCGCTGATCTCGCGGTAGTCGCTGATGCGAACGACGCTGTTGTCGGCGAGGACACCCGAAGCCCGAAAGGCCTTCGTAAGGAACGCAGCTCCACCGCTGAGCAGGGTCGCGGGGTCCGCCGGGATCGGCAATCCGTACTGATCACCGACCACCCAATGCGAACTCACACCGCTACCAGGTCTGCTCGGCCGCGCGCACCAGCATGCGGTTCACCGCCACCCGGCGATCGCGGGTCACCATGAACAGGACCGCGTCGGCGATGTCCTCCGGCCGCAGCATGACCATGCCCGACGTCTGCTTTTCGAAGGCCTCCCGCGAGGATTCGGTCAGGTGGCTGAAGATCTCGGTATCCACCGTTCCCGGGCCCACCACGCCGACGCGCACCCGCTTGGCGAGCACCTCTTGGCGGATGCCTTCGCTGAACGCGTTGACCCCGAACTTGGTGAGCGAATACACGGCGGTGTTCGGCCGGGCCACCCACCCGGCGGTGGAGCTGATGGTCACCAGGTCCGCCACGCCGCGTGGCGAGTCGGCGGCGGCGTCGATCAGGTGTGGCAGCGCCGCGCGGGTCGCGTAGAGGACGCCCTGCACGTTGACGGCCACCATGTTGTCCCAGTCCTGCAGCGGCGCTTCGGTCGCGGGCGCCGATTGCATCAGGCCGGCGTTGTTCACCAGGGTGTCGAGCCGCCCGAACTCCGCGATTGTGCGCCCCACGGCGGCCGCGACCTGATCGGCGTCCGTGACGTCGGCCGTGACGACGAGCGCTGTGCCACCGGCGGATTCGATCTCGCCTTTCAGCTCCGCCAGCCGGTCGGCGCGGCGCGCGAGGAGAGCCACCGCCGCTCCCTCGGCGGCCAGCGCTTTGGCCGTCGCCGCTCCGATGCCACTGCTGGCGCCCGTCACCAGGGCCGCGGTGTGCGCCAATGTCGTCATGATCCGCCCGTCGGTTGGGTGCGCAGTATCTGGTGTAGAACGTAGTCGGTGTCCTCGCCCAGATCCGGCGCACCGCGCGCGATCCGCGCGGGGTTGTGCGCCATCCGCCAGGACGGTCCCAGCACCGGTCGCTGGCCTTCGCGATGGTCCGAAACGAAACGATACAGCTCGCGGTCCCAGAGTTGTTGATCGCCAACCACATCCATGGCGGTGGCGCTCTTGGTGGCCGGGACTCCCGCCGCCCGTAGCCGGTGCGCGAGTTGCTCGGCATCGAGCTGGCGGGTCAGCGCGGCGAGATCGGCGTCGAGGGCCTCGGCGTGCCGCTGCCGGTCGTCTGGGGTGGCGTAGCGGGGGTCGCCGGCCAGCGCGGCGGCACCGAGCACTCCGCACAACCGCTGCCATTCGGTGTCATCGGCGACGGCCACGCTGATCCACGAGCCCGCCGCGCACGGGTAGCAGCCGTGCGGGCACAGGTCGGGGTGGTGGTTGCCGTCGGGCCCGCGTCGTCGCCCGGTGAGGCTGTGTTCCAGCAGGCAGTCCCCGATCATCGAGGAGAGGGTTTCGACGGCCGACACGTCGACGAATTGCCCTGCGCCGCTGAGCTCGCGGTGCAGCAGCGCCACCACGGCGGCGTAGGCGGCCGCCGCGCCGACCGTGGAATCCCCGTAGCGCATGCTGGTTCCGAGCGGCGGTCCACCGGGGTAGCCGACCAGCGGTGCGAGCCCGGCGAGCGCGGCGAAGCACGGCGCGTAGCCGGTCTGATGACCTAGCGGTCCGTCGTTGCCCCACATTTTGATCGACACCGAGATGATGTCGGGTTTGATCTCGGTGAGCTGCTGATACCCGAGGCCCTGGCGCTCCATCGCGCCCGGCCGCAGGTTGTTGATGACGATATCGCTGCGGGCGATCAGCTCCCGCAGTTGCGCCATGCCCTCGGCGGACTTGATGTCGATGTCCACGCTGAGGATCTCGGGGTTGATGCTGAGAAAGAACGGGGCGTGGTTGATGTCGGTGCCGCCGTAGGCGCGCATCTCCTCGGGCAGCGCCGCGGTTTCTACCTTGATCACCTCGGCGCCCAACAGCGCCAACAGCTTGCCGGCATACGGACCGGCCCACACCTTGGTGAGCTCGACGACGCGCACCCCCTGCAGGGGGCCACCGCGCGGTGCCCTCGGCGGCTTGAGCTGCGCCGCCTTCGCCGCCGGTGGAGCGTGGGGGACATCGAGTCCACCGAGGACCGACGCGGTGTGCTGACCGAGAGTGGGCGCCGCAGAGACGATTTCCGCCGGGGTCGCACCGAACCGGTACGGCACCGTGGGGTACGCCGCGTCACCCAACACGGGGTGGCTGACGGTGGAAAAGAAGCCGCGGTGGACGTACTGGGGCGCGCGGTGCAGGTCGGCGGCCTCGTTGACCGGCACCAGGGGCACACCGAGTCGCTGCGCCTCGTCGGCCGCCGTCTCCTTGGACAGGTCGCGGACCCACGCCGCGAATCCCCGCTGGAACGCCGCGACCTTGTCCGGGGTCACGGAGAACTCCAGCCAGTCGTCGTCGAAGTCGTCGAGCCAGTCCAGGCACCCCATCAGCTGTTTGACGCCGAGCCAGTGGGCGCGGCTGGTCATGTACAGATAGACGAAGCCGTCGGCGCAGGCGAAGAACGACGCGGGGCCCTGCTGGTCGTAGTCGTCGCGCGTGCCGAGGGCGGGGACTTCGCCGGTGACCAGGCGCCCCAGAATGCAATCGGCACGCGAGACCAGCACGGCCTGCTGCGAGACGTCGACGGCCTCGCCCCCGCCGGAGTGCAGGCGCCCGAACAACGCCGCCGCGACGCACAGCGCCGCCTCCAGCCCCGCCTCGTAGTCGGCCAGGAACCGGCCGGACCCCCGCAGCGGCGGCCTGGTCGGGTCCGGATGGCTGGGGGTATGGTAGCCCCAGCCGCTGGCGTGGAACACGTTGATGCTCTTCGCATTCGCGTACTCGGCCGGGGCGTTCTCACCGAATGGCGTGATCGAGCAGAACACCACGCCCGGGTGCCGCTGCGTCCCATCGGTGGCGCCGTCGTCGATGACCGCGTCGGCGCCGCCGATGAGCCGATCCAGGCTCTCGGCGCCGGCTCGCGAGGTCGCATCGAGAACCACGGAGCGCTTGTTCGTGTTGAGGTAGGCGAACAATGCGCTGCCCTCGCAGCCCTCAGCGAGGCGGGGCGCCATGGCCCTGGTCGGGCTGCCGCGCCCGGGCGCCTCGACCTTGATCACCTCGGCACCGAAGTCGGCCAGCAACTTTCCGCAATACTCCCCCGCGACGGATCCCGCCAGCTCGATGACCCTGAAGGCCGTCAGCGCCGACATGTGCTCCCTCGCAAGGCGGTCAGGGCTTCGCGCGCCCGGAGCGGCTCAGTCGCCATTCCGGCGGGAAGTTCATGTCGTTGTCCTTGACCACGTTGTTGAGGCCCTTCTCGAAGGTGCCCGCGGTGAGGTCGACCTCCTGCGCGTCGTTGGCGATCATCGGCAGCATGCCCTCGACCATGCCGGTCAGCAGGCTGCCGAAGTACTCACCCTTGTGCTGCTTGTAGAGCTCCAGGAAGGTCTTCTGGACGGCAACGGTGTCGGTCGGGCGGGCCTTCGAGCACGCGAGCGCGTACTTGAGGGTCTCGTCTTCCAGCTTGTCGCGGGGCACCACGCTGTTGACGAAGCCGCAGTCGTACATCTCCTTGGCGCTGAACGGCCTTCCGGTGAACAGCATTTCGGAGAACTTGCGCAGTCCCATCGTCTCGGCCCACCACCACAGCCGGGGACCCCAGCCCACGTAGCGGAACGCCGGGTGGCCGAACAGTGCGTCGTCGGAGGAGATCACCAGGTCGGCGTCGCCGGCCTGGTAGAAGTGCCAGCCGTAGCAGTAGCCCTTGGCCTCGATGATGCTGATCTTCCGAAGCTCTTGCAGCGGCCGGTTTCCGGCGCGCGCCTTGGCGTAGAAGTCGGTGACGGTGGACAGGTAGCGGTAGGAGCCGCCGGGCGGGTACTTGACGTCGTCGTCGTTGATCGCGAGCTCGTGCAGCAGCGGCATGCCCGGGTTCTCCAGCATCCCGCGCTGTTCGGGCAGGTCGCCGCCGCTGCCGAAATCCTCACCCTCGCCGCGGATCACGACCACCTTGACGTCGTCGTCCACGTTGCACTTGTGAATCAGATCGGCGTAGTTCTGCCGCATTCCCAGCGTGGTGGAGTTCTGCGCGTCGGGGCGGTCGAAGGTGATGTAGGCGATGCGGTTCTTCTTGTCCTTTTCGAACTTGATGTACTGCTCGGCTTCCTTCTTCATTTCTTCATAGTCGTATTCGGGCATAGTCTTCTTCCTTCAGTTGAATGTTGTTAACGCTTACTTGAGCAGAGCGCCCGCGTCGACAGGTAGCGAAACGCCTGTGATGTAACGAGATTCGTCCGAGGCGAGGAACAGGACGGCGTTGCTGATGTCGACCGCTTCGACCCACGGTACTGGCAACGTGTGCATCATTTGCGAGAACGGCGCGAAATCGTCCGGCCCGGGATTCTCCAGGTCGGGCCGAAACAACCGGAACGTCACCTCATTGATCGTCATCGGGGTGTTTACCTGGCTCGGGTGTACCGAGTTGACCCGAATACTGTGCTCCCCCAACTCGACCGCGAAGGCCCGCATCAGGCCCAGCACGCCATGCTTTGCGGCGATGTAGTGGCCGGTGTGGGCCATGGCCTTGTGCGATCCGACGGAACCGGTCAGCACGATCGAACCGCCGCGCCCGCCGGCGATGATATGTGGCACACCGACTTTGACGGTGTGCCAGACCCCGGAGAGGTTCACGTCGATCATGTCGCGCCAGATGTTCTCGCGGATCTTGTGCAGCTTGTTGCCGAACGTGCCGATGCCCGCGTTGGCGACGATGATGTCGAGGCGGCCGAGTTGTTCCACCCCGCTGTCCACGGCCGCCTTCAGCGCGTCGTAGTCGCGGACGTCGACCTGCGCGGTCACGATGCGCCGGTCGAGAGCCTTGACCAGGTCGGCGGTTTCGTCGAGGTCTTCCGGTGTCGAGTGGGGATACGCCAGGTTCTCGATCGGCCCGCAGACGTCGATCGCGATGATGTCGGCGCCCTCTTGCGCCAGGCGCACGGCATGGCTGCGGCCCTGGCCGCGGGCCGCACCGCTGATGAACGCTACCTTCCCTTCTACCCGGCCCGTCATCGTGACACCAGCGCCGGCATGCATTCCCAGCCCCGCACCGTGGAGGTCGGGCTGAGGGTGGCTTTGCTCAAATCGACCTCCCACTCGGGGAATCGCTTGAGGATCTCCTCCAGCGCCACGCGGCCCTCCAGGCGCGCCAGCGCCGAACCCAGGCAGAAGTGCGTGCCCATGCTGAAGGTGAGGTGCGGGCGGACGGCGCGATGGATGTTGAATTCGCCCGCGTCGGGCCCGAATTGGGCCTCGTCGCGGCACGCCGATCCGATGAGCATCATCATCACGCTGCCTTCGGGCACCGTTTGGTCGTGCACCGTGACGTCGCGGGTCACGTATCGGGACACGTGTGGGGCCGGCGGCTCGTAGCGCAGAAGCTCTTCGATGGCCTGCGGGATGAGGGCGGGGTTCTCGAGGAGGTCGCGGCGTTGGTCGGGGTGCTCGGCGAGAACCTTTCCGGACCAACCGATCAGCCGTGTGGTCGTTTCGTTGCCGGCCCCGGCGACGACGTTGAGGTAGACGAGGATCTCCTCGCGACTGAGGTGCCGATTCACACCGGTTTCATCGACGAACTCGACGTTGAGAAGTTCGGTCATGATGTCGTCGGACGGATGCTCGGCGCGCCAGTCGATGTACGCCTCGAACTGCTCACCCACGGACAGGCCGTGCTGGGCCGCATCCATGGGCTTGCCGGCCTCGGTGCGCAGCTGGGCGTTGCCCCGGTCGCGGATGTACTCCTGATCGTCTTCGGGGATGCCGAGCAGCATGCTGATGACCTTCATCGGCATCTGCGCGCCCAGGTCGGTGACGAAGTCGAAGTGGCCCGAGCCCACCAGCGGGTCCAGCAGTTGGGCGCAGAAGTCGCGGATCATCGGCTCCAACGCGGCGATCCTGCGCGGGGTGAACATCCGCGACAGCAGTTTGCGGTGCACGTCGTGAATCGGCGGGTCTTCGAAGATCAACATGCCCGACGGGATTTCGAGGTTGGCCTTGATCAGCTCGAGGATCGCGCCCCGCGCGGAGCTGTACGTCTCGTGGTCCACGAGCGCCTTGCTGACATCGGCGTAGCGGCTCACCGCGTAGAAGTCGAATTCGGCGTTGTAGTAGAGCGGCGCCTCTTGGCGCAACCGCGCGAACATCGGATACGGGTCGGCGATCAGCCCGACATCGTATGGATCGAAACGAACATGGCTGTCGGTGCTCGCCGTCACGAAACCCCTCCTACCGCTGCAGTTTTGGATACCCGCATTACCCGCACCAGTGCTCGCGCTGCCAGCATTGCAGCGTTGGATTCGGTCCGGGGCAATTTACACACTCCGCTTAATTGCGTCGCTTCGACATGTGCACAACTTCGGCTGAAAACGGCGCATGAACGTCGACTCACTCTATTGTCGTAGAGAACCATACTGCGGGTGCTCTGGCAAGGGTGGGAAGTCCGCGCGCCGGATTCGGTCGGGGCTGTCATCGGGGTCCGGGCGCCCCGCCGCGCAGCACCCGCAGACCGCCCGCCTGGGTGAGCCGGCCCTTGTCCGAACTGCGCAATATTCCGGCCGCGATCGCCGACAGCACCCCGTCGAGCTGCTCGGCACTGTCGACGATCCGGTCGCCGTGGGCGAACCGCTGCAGCAGGCCGTTGATGAACGTCAGCGTGACGTTGCTCAGATCCTCGACGACGGCCGGGTCCAGTTCCGCGCCGTGCGGCATGAGCTGCACGAGGATTTCCCGGTGCAGCTTGGTGAACTCGTCGGTGGCCTGCTGCAGGATCGCGGCGAGCGCGGGA
Coding sequences within it:
- a CDS encoding SDR family NAD(P)-dependent oxidoreductase — encoded protein: MTTLAHTAALVTGASSGIGAATAKALAAEGAAVALLARRADRLAELKGEIESAGGTALVVTADVTDADQVAAAVGRTIAEFGRLDTLVNNAGLMQSAPATEAPLQDWDNMVAVNVQGVLYATRAALPHLIDAAADSPRGVADLVTISSTAGWVARPNTAVYSLTKFGVNAFSEGIRQEVLAKRVRVGVVGPGTVDTEIFSHLTESSREAFEKQTSGMVMLRPEDIADAVLFMVTRDRRVAVNRMLVRAAEQTW
- a CDS encoding CaiB/BaiF CoA transferase family protein produces the protein MSALTAFRVIELAGSVAGEYCGKLLADFGAEVIKVEAPGRGSPTRAMAPRLAEGCEGSALFAYLNTNKRSVVLDATSRAGAESLDRLIGGADAVIDDGATDGTQRHPGVVFCSITPFGENAPAEYANAKSINVFHASGWGYHTPSHPDPTRPPLRGSGRFLADYEAGLEAALCVAAALFGRLHSGGGEAVDVSQQAVLVSRADCILGRLVTGEVPALGTRDDYDQQGPASFFACADGFVYLYMTSRAHWLGVKQLMGCLDWLDDFDDDWLEFSVTPDKVAAFQRGFAAWVRDLSKETAADEAQRLGVPLVPVNEAADLHRAPQYVHRGFFSTVSHPVLGDAAYPTVPYRFGATPAEIVSAAPTLGQHTASVLGGLDVPHAPPAAKAAQLKPPRAPRGGPLQGVRVVELTKVWAGPYAGKLLALLGAEVIKVETAALPEEMRAYGGTDINHAPFFLSINPEILSVDIDIKSAEGMAQLRELIARSDIVINNLRPGAMERQGLGYQQLTEIKPDIISVSIKMWGNDGPLGHQTGYAPCFAALAGLAPLVGYPGGPPLGTSMRYGDSTVGAAAAYAAVVALLHRELSGAGQFVDVSAVETLSSMIGDCLLEHSLTGRRRGPDGNHHPDLCPHGCYPCAAGSWISVAVADDTEWQRLCGVLGAAALAGDPRYATPDDRQRHAEALDADLAALTRQLDAEQLAHRLRAAGVPATKSATAMDVVGDQQLWDRELYRFVSDHREGQRPVLGPSWRMAHNPARIARGAPDLGEDTDYVLHQILRTQPTGGS
- a CDS encoding enoyl-CoA hydratase/isomerase family protein; translated protein: MPEYDYEEMKKEAEQYIKFEKDKKNRIAYITFDRPDAQNSTTLGMRQNYADLIHKCNVDDDVKVVVIRGEGEDFGSGGDLPEQRGMLENPGMPLLHELAINDDDVKYPPGGSYRYLSTVTDFYAKARAGNRPLQELRKISIIEAKGYCYGWHFYQAGDADLVISSDDALFGHPAFRYVGWGPRLWWWAETMGLRKFSEMLFTGRPFSAKEMYDCGFVNSVVPRDKLEDETLKYALACSKARPTDTVAVQKTFLELYKQHKGEYFGSLLTGMVEGMLPMIANDAQEVDLTAGTFEKGLNNVVKDNDMNFPPEWRLSRSGRAKP
- a CDS encoding mycofactocin-coupled SDR family oxidoreductase; protein product: MTGRVEGKVAFISGAARGQGRSHAVRLAQEGADIIAIDVCGPIENLAYPHSTPEDLDETADLVKALDRRIVTAQVDVRDYDALKAAVDSGVEQLGRLDIIVANAGIGTFGNKLHKIRENIWRDMIDVNLSGVWHTVKVGVPHIIAGGRGGSIVLTGSVGSHKAMAHTGHYIAAKHGVLGLMRAFAVELGEHSIRVNSVHPSQVNTPMTINEVTFRLFRPDLENPGPDDFAPFSQMMHTLPVPWVEAVDISNAVLFLASDESRYITGVSLPVDAGALLK
- a CDS encoding cytochrome P450, whose amino-acid sequence is MTASTDSHVRFDPYDVGLIADPYPMFARLRQEAPLYYNAEFDFYAVSRYADVSKALVDHETYSSARGAILELIKANLEIPSGMLIFEDPPIHDVHRKLLSRMFTPRRIAALEPMIRDFCAQLLDPLVGSGHFDFVTDLGAQMPMKVISMLLGIPEDDQEYIRDRGNAQLRTEAGKPMDAAQHGLSVGEQFEAYIDWRAEHPSDDIMTELLNVEFVDETGVNRHLSREEILVYLNVVAGAGNETTTRLIGWSGKVLAEHPDQRRDLLENPALIPQAIEELLRYEPPAPHVSRYVTRDVTVHDQTVPEGSVMMMLIGSACRDEAQFGPDAGEFNIHRAVRPHLTFSMGTHFCLGSALARLEGRVALEEILKRFPEWEVDLSKATLSPTSTVRGWECMPALVSR